The following are from one region of the Planctomycetota bacterium genome:
- a CDS encoding DUF2283 domain-containing protein, which translates to MKVVYDPHTDTLTVELKPGPVAESDEGKPGVILDYDAAGDLVGIEILDASRRVPEARRVDFQVAS; encoded by the coding sequence ATGAAGGTGGTCTACGATCCCCACACCGACACGCTGACCGTCGAGCTGAAGCCCGGCCCCGTGGCGGAAAGCGATGAGGGGAAGCCCGGGGTGATCCTGGACTACGATGCGGCGGGGGATCTCGTAGGCATTGAGATCCTCGACGCCTCGCGGCGCGTGCCCGAGGCACGGAGGGTGGACTTCCAGGTGGCGAGTTGA